Genomic DNA from Brevinematales bacterium:
CTTTCGATCAGGGTAGATACCGCGCAGCAAACCAAGTCCTTCCCTTTTTTATCAAAAAGAGAATGCCCTTGCGCTCGTACGAAAAGGCATTCCCTTCTTATTTCTAAAAAAAGATCGATCACCGCGCTACTCGGCTTTCACCGCTTTTTCCGCTTTGATATCGGTGATCTTAATTAACGTGTATTTCTGACGATGCCCGGTTTTTACACGGTAGTTCGTCTTGTTTTTATACTTGAATACGGTCTTTTTCTTGTCTTTAAAGAGAGGCGCGACAATCTTTGCTTCGACTTTCATCTTGGCGACATAAGGCTGGCCGACTTTTATTTCTTTATCGTCGCGGTACATCGTGACCGTTTCGAAACTTAACTTATCGCCGTCCTTGCCGTCGCGAAGGTCGATGAGAAGTTCTTCATCCTTTGCGACTTTATAGCTTTTTCCGCCGATTTCGATAATCGCGTACATCTTTTTCTCCTTTTAACACGGGACAGCGCCCGATCGGGTATTCGATAAATTCAGGAAGTATATGATACACTTTCCGGCGGAATTTGTCAAATAACGCGAGGAAATTTTATTTACTGATGAGGTCAATTCACTGTAGTTACTGCCATTACAGTAGAGCTATATCCCCTTCAGCAGGTACTCCGCGAGCTTGAAATCGAACTCGGTGTCGATATCCACCGAACGCTCGCGCGGCATGATGTACGCATAGGACTCGTCGCCGATAAAGCTCTCCCGCCTGCGGAGGTATTCGGTCTCGGCGATATTCACCGCCCCGTTCAGGCGGTAATAGACGGGGAAGTTCTGCCGTCGGATATTAATGACCTCCGGGGGGAGGAAGTCCTTCATGCAGCGGTCGGGCGGAAGGGTGTTGCTCCATTGGGGGAGATGCTCGGCCTCGCTGACCGAAATAATCGCGCGCGCGGAGCTTTCGACCATCTGCCGGAGAGCGTTGTCGATATCCGCCGCGGTACGCATCGGGGAGGTAGGCTGAAGGCAGACGATGATATCGTAACGCTGGCCGCGTTCGGCGAACCAGTCCGCGGCGTGGAGAAGCACGTCCACACTGCGCGCGGTATCGGTGGCGAGGTCGTCCGGGCGCGTGAACGGCACTCCCGCGCCGGCGTGCTCAGATATAGCCGCGATCCGCTCGTTATCGGTCGAGACTATCACGCTGTCGAGATACACGCTCTTCTTCGCGCTCTCGATACTCCATACGATTAACGGTTTACCCGCGATAGGCCGGATATTTTTGCCGGGGATTCCCTTGCTCCCGCCGCGCGCGGGGATAATTCCGATGACCCGTTTCTGTTCTATCATAAAGTACCTCTATGCGAGACCTTTCTCTGTCAGATAATTCTCCGCTTCCTCGCGGTCGCTGAAATGATGCTTGATCTTCCCGAGTATCTGGTAATCCTCGTGGCCCTTTCCCGCGAGCACGATGATGTCCTTCGGGCGCGCGATATCGATTGCGTGACGGATCGCCTCGCGGCGGCCGGGTATGACTTCGTGCGCGCGGGTGACTCCGGGGAGTATATCCTCGATGATCGCGTCGGGGTCTTCCGTGCGCGGGTTGTCCGATGTTACGATAACGAGATCGGAGTAATCCGACGCGGCCTGTCCCATCAGCGGGCGCTTCGTCTTATCGCGGTCGCCGCCCGCGCCGAACAGGGTGATGACCCGCCCGCCCGCCGGTACGACCTTCCGCATCGTCTGGAGCAGGTTGATCAGCCCGTCGGGGGAATGCGCGTAATCGATAAAGATATTGAACCCGCCCTCGGTATGCACGCGTTCCATCCGTCCTCGGGTATGTATCGTTCTCAGGAGGCCGCTGAAGCTGCCAAGCGCGAAACCGTGCTCCATCAGGATAGCGGACGCGAGCGTGAAGTTGTACACGTTGGGGTCGCCGATCATGCCGGTCTCCAGCGGGACGCCGTTCAGCTCGAAACGGGTATAGCGCGGGTTGAGGTCGATGATCCGCGAGTAGTAGTCCGCGCGGGCGTCATGGATGGAGTAGGTCTTGAATTCGTAACCGCCGCGCGTGCCGGAGTACGCCCTGATCCGGGGGAATTCCGGTATATCGAGGTTAATGAGCGCGGTCTTATCGGTTTTGACCGATGTATAGAGCAGGTCGAATATTTTCAGTTTCTCGTTCAGGTAATTTTCCATCGTGCCGTGGAAATCCAGGTGATCCTGCGTGAAGTTGGTGAACGCCATCGTGTCGAACTCGAGGCCGAGCACGCGCCCGAGCGCGAGGGAGTGCGACGATACCTCCATAATAATATACTCCACGCCCTCGGCGGCCATCTCCGCGAACAGGCGGTTCAGCGCGAGGATATCCGGGGTGGTGTTCGTCGCCGGGACGATACGGTCGTTGATACGGTACTCGATAGTGCCGATCAGCCCCGCGCGGATGCCGAGCTTCCGCAGGATGGAGTACGCCGTGAACGCCGTGGTGGTCTTGCCGTTGGTGCCGGTAATTCCGATCAGGCGCATGCGGGCGGTCGGGTCGCCGTGGAAATTTTTCGCGCTGTACGCGAGAGCGTGACGGATATCCGCTACCGGGATAAAATCCGCGGCGGGGAACTCCGCGCGGAGGCCGGGGGCGAATTCGCTGTCCACGACGAATATCCTGCACCCGCGCGAGTAGGCGTCGGGGATAAAGTCGCGCGACTTATCGGTGTATCCCGACGCCGCGATAAACAGGGTGTCGGGGCCGGCGCCGCGGGAATCGTTCTCGAGCGCGGATATTTCCGTATCGGCGGGAAGGTCGTCGGGCTGGGCGATGTTTCGCAGGATGTGATGCAAACGCATGCTATGGCTCCCGTTAGTATTCGGGAAATATTATAACATGGAACGAAAAATTAAGAAATAAACGAAAGATTTTCACGGCAGAAAGGAAACTATCGGGAGATTAGAAATCGGCCTCCCCGCCTGATTGATGGAAAATCCTGAATACGAGCTGATTCCTGTTGGTGACCTCGGCTTTATGATAAATATTGGAAAGGTGGTTTTTTACGGTGTTCTGTGAAATAAAAAGGCGGGCGGATATCTCCTGCGGGCTATATCCCTGCAGAACCAGTTCTATCACCTCCTTTTCACGCTGGGTAATGGAAAACTGTTTGATAAACGACTCGTCGATAGTCTGGTTCAACACCGGAAGGTCTTTAGTGATTTCTGAGACGCCCATGAGAAATAGATTCAATAAAAAGCCGGAAATAATGATAAAAAAGAATCCGATAACCGCGAATGTGAGATAGGGAACCGGCGCGGCATCGGTGATCGAGTTGAGATGATAATATAGAACGGCGATAAAAACAGCCAGTATGGGCGACGATACCCCGAGGAAAATCGCAATCCCCGTGTTTCCCGGGATAAAGCGCTTCCTCGCATAAGAATTATGCTGATCCCTTGCGACCAGAAATTTTACGGCTAATTCATACGAATACCTGTTCACGATAAGATAGAGCAACGGTATTTTTATCATACAGAAAAGAATGAAAATCGTGAACCCGTAGAAAAACGAACTGGTATCGAGGACAAACCCGTGCCGTCCCAGATTATATGCGGCTACCAGATATCCCAGCATGTGCGAGATAAACATCATAATGGACATCAATACGGGTAAAAATTCCAGCCTGCGGATAAAGGGCGCGGCTTGGGGCGTATCTTTTTCGGGAATTCTTTTCGGGTTGATGTATAAACGCACGACAAGTAACTGTAATAGAAGGATACCGAATACGAAATAAGAACCTTCGCTTAATAAAATAACGGTAAATTTAGAGCCAAGCGGTTTGAAAAACAGGGCTATTAATAAAATAGGAATGACTATCATAAAATGAAAGACGGTAAGTAATAAGTAATAGTGCCGTGAATCCTTTTTCACCGAACAATCCTCATATATTGTGTATTAATCATATAACATTATATAAAAAGTGTCAATATAGTACAAAACTACTATAAAATCGTGACTTTGGTCTATAGAATTTTATTTAATTCGGGTGTAGAGTATAATCATGGAAAAATTGAATTGTCGCTTACAAATCCGGCATAGAATTGAAAGTATATGAAAGTAAGGCGAATCGATGCAAGAATTGGACAATAGGTCGGCGTTATCCCGGGAAGCGCGGGGGCTATCTTTCCGCCCGATAGGCGGAAGGCTTCCCGGGGTATTTATTTCGACGGCTTCTTCCCGGATGGGACTTTTTTATCCTTGACGTAGGCCTGCTTATTGAGGAACACCGTGTCGATAATCAGCCTGATCCGTCCGAATTGCAGGCGGAGTATCCGGTTGATAATCACGCCGATAAAGCTGAGTTTGACCAGCCATAAATTTCGCGGATAGTACTTTTTAGTGAACAGGATCCTGCTTCTGAAAGAGTAATAGTCCATCATCTCGGGCTTGGTTTTCTTTACGGGCGAATATCCCATCGAACCGCCTTCCTTATGATAGACGACCGCCTTCGGGCAATATCCCAAATCCCATCCGGCGCGTTTTACCCGGATCGCCCAGTCGGGTTCCTCGAAATAAAGGAAATACTCCTCGTTCATCGGCCCGGTATCCGCCAGACATTGCGCGCGGATAAACATGCACGCGCCCTGGATATAATCGATGGGAATATCCTCCCTATCGTACTGGCCGTGGTCTTTCTCGAACGCGCCCAGATTTTTCGATGTGGCGTATTTCGGATTGAGAAGCCCGCTGACACATTGAATCGTATCGGGAGAATGATAATAGAGCAGTTTACCGCCCGTCATGCCGGTTTTCCAGTGCGCGGGACGTTCCATATAGGCGGTAAGTTCGGAGAGGGTATCCTTACGGACGACGGTATCGGTATTGAGGAGCCAGTAATACCCGGCGTTTCCCGCCGCTTGGGCGTAACGGATACCGAGGTTATTCCCACCGGCGAACCCGAGGTTTTCATCGGAACGGATAAACACGAGCGGGTGAGCGAGCGGCAATGCGCCGGGCGTCCGCAGGGCTTTGGCTTCCTTCGCGGGGCTGCCGCCCTGCTCCGCTTCCTTGCGGGTATAGACTACATACGGGACGGGCTTTTTCACAGGCGGGTCGCTGTAGGGACGCATTTCCGAGGTCTCCCATCCGTCCCACTCAGTCGTACCGTCCGCCCACTTGATCATCTCGTCGAGCGATTCGTTATCCGAACCGTTATCCACGACGACTGCGCGAAAATTCGTATAGTCGCCGCGAATCAGACTCTCGAGGCATTCGAGGGTCTGCCGGTAGTTTTTATAGTTCACGAGAATGATGGCGACTTCGGGGGTAATTGGTTTCTTCGCGCCCATATTTAAACCGTCCTGCGGGAAACGATCGATCTATTTATTCCCGCCCGTTCTATGACTTTTCGATTTCAGCGCGGTTCGGATAATTTCATCGAGGCGTTTCGCGCGTACGGTATAGGAGTGATCCTTCAATGTCCGGGCCTGCCCCGCCCGCGCGATCGCTTCCATCTCGGCGGGATGCGATATCAGCCATTTGGCCTTCTCGAGGCACTCCTCCGGGGATTGATAGGTGACTACTTCCTTATCGGGCACGAATAATTCGCCGATATTCTGTTTCCAGTCGGTAAGGAGGCACGCCCCGGGGCCGGGGATTTCGAACATCCGCACATTCGACGCATACTGCGGGGAGGAATCCGCGTGTATATTCAGCGCGATCTTCGAATTTTTTACAGTCTGGTACATATCCAGCCCGAACACGGGGGGCTTCAGGAAGGGTTTGAGCTTTTTATTGATAGGCGGGAGCGGCTTCCCGTCCCATTTCGTGACCTTGTTATAAATTTTTATTTTATCCATCAGCTTCCGCGTCGGCCCGGTTTTCATCAGCACCCGCGACGTGCCGTACAGGAACATTTTCGCGGAATATTTGAAAAATTCCTTTAATCCGATATGCGCGCTCGGGGAAAAGATCACCAGTTCCATTTCATTGGCGAGATATTCTAAAATCTGCTCGCGGATGAGATGAAACTCGACGTTGCGGATGATCTTTCCGCTGAACGAAATATCGTAGGGTTTGCCCATCTCCTTCAGCCGCTCGTTGATTCTCCCGTCGAACGCGTGATGGAGCTGGCGGGCGTAAACTCCCTGCGCGGAAAGTTTCTCGATTGTCTCGGGGGCGCAGGATAAAACGAGATCGATATGTTTCCAGAGGTCGGTCTTCTGAAGCGCGCTTCCCACCGAGCTGATAATAAGCCTGACCGGCGGGATTTCCGCGAGGATTTTCCGCAGGGACGGTTCGTCATGGTAATTGTACCAGAGGATGTCCGGCGCGAATTCCTTAATCTGGCGGATGACGATCTGGATGGGGTCGGCGGAAAACCCGCGCTCGGCGGCCCACGCCCTCTGCATCGGCTCGGCGTTCATATTCGCTTCGCGGAACTCATACCCGTACTTTGCCAACGCGCCGCCCCAGAATTCCTCCTTCCCGTAGGAATCGAGCCTGAAAAACTCCTTCTGCCCGGCGAAGGATTTTTCGGCTAAGCCGGGATTTTTATCATAGAGGTAGGATATGTATTCGGGATACGCGAAAGTAACCATAAATATCTTCATGCGGTTTCCTTCAATGTAATCATTAGCCGGGCGGGAAAGGTTTTAGCCGACAATACCCTCGAAGTATTTACCGACGATATCGACGACCTTTGACGAGGTAGTCCCGTCGCCGTAGGGGTTCGCGGCATGCGCCATCTTCTCATACTCCGCGGGAATATCGAGAAGTTTCGTAGCCTCGCGCACGATCAAGTCCTCGTCGGTACCCACCAGCATCGCCGTACCTGCGTCGACTCCCTCGGTGCGTTCGGTGACCTCGCGCATCACGAGCACCGGTTTGCCGAGCGAGGGAGCCTCCTCCTGTATCCCGCCGGAATCGGTCAGTACGAGATAACTGCGGTTCAGGAGCCAGATGAGCTTCGGGTAATCCACCGGTGGGATGAGATGCACATTATGCACGTCCTTGAGGATACGTTTCACCGGTTCCTGCACGTTGGGGTTGAGGTGCACGGGATAAACGATGGAAACGTCGCCGCGATCCGCGATCCGTTTGAGCGCGCCGCAGATAGCCTCGAACGGTTTGCCGAAACTTTCCCGGCGGTGCCCGGTAACCAGAATGACGCGTTTATTAAAATCGAGGAACGAGTAAAATTTCGCGTATTCGCCGTCGCCGCGCTGCTTGATGATATCCAGACCGAGGAAGAGCGCGTCGATCACCGTGTTGCCCACGACATGGATATTATCGTTGATCGCCTCGCCGCGAAGGTTCTTTTCCGCGAGCGGAGTAGGGGCGAAGTGAAAATCGGCGACACGCCCGGCAAGAATGCGGTTCATCTCCTCGGGGAAGGGCGAGAATTTATTTCCGCTCCGCAGTCCCGCTTCGATATGGGCGACTTTGATTTTCTTGTAGTATCCCGCGAGCGCGCCGACGAACGCGGTGGTAGTATCGCCCTGCACGAATATCATATCGGGGTGCACCCGGTCGAGCACGTCCTCCAACCCCTTGAGGGAGTCGGCAGTGATGTCGAAAAGGGTCTGGTTGGGCTTCATCAGGTTCAGGTCGAAATGAGGCTCGATCCCGAAAAAGTCCAGCACCTGGTCGAGCATCTCGCGGTGCTGCGCGGTGACACATACCTCGGTGACAAACTGTTCCTTCCGGCCGCCGAACGCTTTAATCAGCGGAGCCATTTTTATCGCTTCGGGACGCGTCCCGAAAATAAACAGAACTTTCTTCATCGGTATCTCCTAACTTTTAAAAAACGCCTTCAGGATTTTCCAGACCCAGTTCGGGAGTTTCAGAAGGAACGTGTTTTTCTGCGAGGCTTTTTCCGCAAGACCCATCCCGTGATGAGTCGAATGGAGAATTTTTCCGGCGGCCTCGCGTTTCTGATCCTGCGATAGTTTTTTATAATCCGGTATGGATTTGACCATCTCCGCGGTATTCTTCATCCAGTCGAGGTTCTTCTCGGCGTATTTCCTCGCGGCCTTTTTCAGTTTACCGATCGATTCGGGCCGCGCTGCATAATAGTTCATCGCATCGGTAAGGTTGCCGAGATCGGCGATACACTGCGGCCAGTAGTACCCGTCGGCGCGCGCGAATGTCCGCGCGATTTTTACCGTGCGTGAGACCGGCGGTTCGACAAACTCGTTCATAGGGGGGAAATCGACGGTTACGAGCGGGAGCCCGCACGCGAGCGCCTCCGCCATCGTCAGCCCGATGCCCTCGAGGCGCGACGGATAAACATACACGTCCCCGAGATGGTACAATCCCGGCGCGGTGACCGTCTCCTCATGGCAGACCAGCCGCCCCTGCTTCTCCAGCCCCGCGATCAAATCCTTCAGCTTTGGGAAAAACTTTTTTAGCTCGCGCTGGGAATGGATCACCAGTTTGGAATCGCCCTTCACCTGATCGAACGCGCGGATCACGAGATCGGTACCCTTCCGTTCGGGATTCATCCCCGCGGAATGGAAAAACACCGTCCGCCCCGGCTCGACCGGCTCAAGGCTCCGGGGGGCGAATAGTTCGAGGTCGGCGCCCCACGGGATATACATCGCCTGCGGGTGCCAGTCGAACGCGCTGTAATGACGGCGGGTATTGCACAGGAGGAAATCGTACGCCGCGAATAGAGGGATAGTCTCCTCGGTATAGTAATCGACATACGCGCCGGTCAGCGCGCCGGCCTCGGACGCCCATAGCACGGGACGCCACCACTGCTGCTCGTTGAAAAGTACCGCGTCTATACGATTGGCGGAAATCCATCGCTGGAAGTCCTTTTTATCCATGACGGTGGAGATCGGGATATTGAGGCGGCGCCCCCATGTGACGTAATCCCTGTCCCAGACGGGGTCGCCCTTCGCGTAAGCCTCGCCCGCGCGCGCGTAGATAAAGACCTGATGCTCCCGCGCGAGGGAATCCATGTACTGCCGGGAGACATACGCCGCGCCGCGTTCGAACCATGTAGTGACTATTCCGATATTCATGCATCGCCTCACTAGCGGGAAAAAGTGTGAATCGGGGATGTAAGAATCGCCTGTAATATTATACCCCGCCGTGGATAAAACATCAACTTAGAGAAAAGAGGGACAAAGTTGTAAGTAGGTTAAGTACAAAAAATAAATTCTTTTGGTTAAGAATGCCATATCTTCTTAAAAGTAACAGGTGAGAAATTGGAAATTTGTTATATCGCTTTTGCAGTGACTCCGAATTGAACATATTTCATATCACTGAGAAAACCGAAGAGTAGAAAATTCAGTATTTTCAGTTTTTTATTCCTATCTTCATTAATACCCTTTAGGTTTACAATTTCATAACCGCATTCGTTAAAGGTTCGAATAATGCTTTTTTTAGTGAAAAACCGGTAATGGGTATAGTCCAATATGCCCGCGGAAATATACTGAAACTCTTTTTTAAATAGAATTTCCTTAATATTCCTATAAAAACGGAAATTCGGGATAGATCCCGCGATAAATCCACCGGGAATCAGGTTCTTTTTTAATTCTTGCAGAACTAAATAATGGTCGGTAAGATGTTCGAGCGAATCGTTAAAAATAACGCAATCAAAGTAACTTTTAGGCAGCTTTTTTATATTCTGTACGAAATCTCCTGTTATGACTTTATCAAGCCGGGTAGCGGCAACTTTAGCCTGGTCATCCATCAACTCGGCTCCCCACACTTCGGCCTTGTTTCGCTCCTTGATATACGCCCCGAATGCACCCTGTCCGCATCCCACTTCCAGTACTCGCTTACATTCCGACGGAACAAATTCAATCATTTCGGGACGTGTACCCATGAAATAATTTTCGGCTTTCTGGGAGAGATTTTGATTCATAATTACCTTCTTTAATTAGTAGTAAATATAATAATATAAGGCAGAAAAAACATCAACTTATATACACGGGCGGTCAGAGCGGGATAATCGGGCGAATTAATTTGCCTCAGTAAGAGTATTACGATATAATATTTATTATTAAAAAAGGGGTTATTATGGAACAGGAAAATAAAAACGGTTCATATTACGCGAATACCCGTGAGGAAATGCTCGATTTTATACCTGCCGAGTGCAGGCATATTCTCGAGGTGGGATGCGGCGAGGGGAAGTTCGGCCTATTACTGAAAAGCCGTAACGGGGCTGAGGTCTGGGGCGCGGAATTGATGGAAGAACCCGCGAAGACCGCGAAAAAGAATCTGGATAAGGTGCTTGTCGGCGATTTTGAGGAACAGTTGAAAAACCTGCCCAAGAACTACTTCGACTGCATCGTTTTTAACGACGCCCTCGAACACCTGAAGGATCATTATACCGTGCTCAGGGAATTGAAAAATTGTTTAATCGACGGGGGTTACATTGCTTGTTCCATCCCGAATATCCGGTACTATAAAGTACTATTTGAAATATTGTGCAAAAAAGAATTCAGGTACGCGCACGCCGGGGTACTGGATTATACTCATTACCGGTTCTTTACGAAGAAAAGTATCGTCAGGACGTTTCGGGAATGCGGATATGAGATAGTTAAAATCCGCGGGCTTCGGGGAGTAAAAAAATGGCCTCTGATCAAGAAAATTCTGTTCTTCTTCCTCGGGGATAAGAAATTTGTACAGTTCGGGGTTACCGCGAGGGCGGTGTAATAATCTATATATACATATTTTCCCCGGTCAAGTATTAATCTCCACCCACGGGAATCTGTCCGACTTCCCGGTGCTGATCACGTCGAGCATCATAGCGGTGATATTCCGGGTGTTGTATTCTTCGAGCATTTTCTGCTGACCCGCGCGCGCGATTGCATACCTTTCTTCGGGGTTTGCGAGATAGTGCGATATTTTTTTATCGAGGTCGTCAGTCCCCTCGAACCAAACCAGTTCCTTACCGTACTCGAAAAGTTCCCCGATGCGCGGGAATTTCCACGGGAGATAAAATGTCCCGAAAGTCAGGTAATGCGACAGGCGGTCGCTGGTGTACTTGTCTATCTGCTGGAACGCGCTGACCCCGACGCCGATATCCGCGCTTTTTATCGCGGCGATATACTTCTCCCCGCGCACCCATTCGGACGATTTCACGATCTTCATCGCCTTCAACGATTTACGGAGTATCCGCGAGAACGGGTTCGTCTTCCATACCAGTTCCTCGATACCCCCGTAGAAACGGACGTCGCGGCGTTTCCGCAGATAACGGACGGTAGCTAAACGCTCGTGATCGGCGAAACCGTAGGGCGAGCCGCTCATAACGACGGGATATCGCTGCGGAGGGGTGAGACTGGCGTACTTTATCGGTATATCCGGGTCGGACGGGTTGAAGAAATATGCCGCGATACGGGGATTTCCCTGCCGTTTATATTCCCGTAGGAGTTCGCCGCCGGAGGACATAAAAAAGTAATCGACGGAACCCAGCAGTTCCTTCAGCCACGGTTCGACCGGGATACGGATATCCCCGTACCATAATGCGACCGGGATCTTGCCGGTTTTTATACTGCGGATTGCCTCCGTTTCGAGATACTGCCCCTTTCCGATAAAAATCAGGTCGTTTCCCGGGATAAGTTCGGATAGACGGGTGTCGGCGGCAGTGCGTCCTTTTTTTCTCATCAGGTCGGGATAGTCGTACTCGGTTACATCGCACCCGTTCATCCGCAGTCCCTTGGAGAAAATAATGTCCCCGCCCAGTTCGTGATCGTTGAAATACCCGATATGGAGAATTTTCATCGTTTCCTTCGTAGTGTTTAATAAAACAATCCCGGCGATTAAAGAATTACATCGTTGAGGTCATGCCGGCGGATTTTCCGTCTACTTGACGAAAAATCCTTCTTCATCAATTTGATTGTATTTCCTGAGGTCAAATCCCCACTTCTTTTCGAGGAGATTGTGCGATAAATCTCCATTGGTACTGGTGCCTTTCATATAGCGTGATTTACCGGCAAAATGATAAACGCGGGACGCGGGGGTGGCGACAAATCTCCAGCCCGCAGTAAGGAGCTTGAGGCATAAATCCACATCTTCGCAGCTGTTGCGGTATCCCTCGTCGAAGAAATCGACCTGTTCGAGCGCTTCCCGTCTGCCGAGGAAACAAAATCCGCCGACGATCGGTACGAAAGTATCGCGGTCAATCGTGTTTTTTAGTTTAATCATAGTGACTACGGCATCCTGATAATTATAAACAGCGGAATCCTCAAAGGTTCTAAAAAAACCTTCCCGTGTTTCCATAGTAGGCGCGGCGAGCGCGGTTTTAGGGTGTCTGATTAAAGCCTGATGAAGCTCCGTAAGCCAATTTTTTCTGGGTGTAGTATCATCGTTGATAGTCCCCAGGAATTCTATCGATGGAAATTGCTCGATTAAATATTGCCACCCGGCGTTATTTGCGCCGGCGAAACAACGGTTTTCAGGGAGATTTAAAATATGTACCCGTTCATCCCATTTGAATTTTGCCAGATATTTTTCTACCGATTTTTGTCCGTCGTTGACTACACAGATTACCAAATCCGGATGGAGTTTCTCTTTAAGAATAGTATTTACCGTTTTCCTGATAAAGGTAGTCTGATAGATAGGTATTACCATACCGATTTTATAATCTTGCATTTTAACCTCTTTACTTGGTAA
This window encodes:
- a CDS encoding glycosyltransferase family 2 protein, with translation MQDYKIGMVIPIYQTTFIRKTVNTILKEKLHPDLVICVVNDGQKSVEKYLAKFKWDERVHILNLPENRCFAGANNAGWQYLIEQFPSIEFLGTINDDTTPRKNWLTELHQALIRHPKTALAAPTMETREGFFRTFEDSAVYNYQDAVVTMIKLKNTIDRDTFVPIVGGFCFLGRREALEQVDFFDEGYRNSCEDVDLCLKLLTAGWRFVATPASRVYHFAGKSRYMKGTSTNGDLSHNLLEKKWGFDLRKYNQIDEEGFFVK
- a CDS encoding glycosyltransferase family 1 protein, whose amino-acid sequence is MKILHIGYFNDHELGGDIIFSKGLRMNGCDVTEYDYPDLMRKKGRTAADTRLSELIPGNDLIFIGKGQYLETEAIRSIKTGKIPVALWYGDIRIPVEPWLKELLGSVDYFFMSSGGELLREYKRQGNPRIAAYFFNPSDPDIPIKYASLTPPQRYPVVMSGSPYGFADHERLATVRYLRKRRDVRFYGGIEELVWKTNPFSRILRKSLKAMKIVKSSEWVRGEKYIAAIKSADIGVGVSAFQQIDKYTSDRLSHYLTFGTFYLPWKFPRIGELFEYGKELVWFEGTDDLDKKISHYLANPEERYAIARAGQQKMLEEYNTRNITAMMLDVISTGKSDRFPWVEINT